In Anaerolineales bacterium, a genomic segment contains:
- a CDS encoding phosphoadenylyl-sulfate reductase codes for MTQPTPNTSDTVATGALVETLNARFADAHPAEILRWAVGEFGQRLATVTSFQPTGIVTLHMLSEFAPNTPVLTLDTGLLFSETYALMNDLEKRLALNLLRLRPAQTVAEQAATHGEALWLRDPDQCCALRKTDLLDRVLGGYGAWLTGLRRDQSEGRAETPIFAWDRKHNNLKIAPFATWTESMVWTYLHAYELPYNTLHDQGYPSIGCYPCTRAVDPASGDKRAGRWAGSAKTECGIHIDKTISEETNTKGQHES; via the coding sequence ATGACCCAACCCACCCCAAATACCTCCGATACAGTGGCGACAGGGGCATTGGTCGAGACTCTGAACGCCCGCTTTGCCGATGCTCACCCCGCCGAGATACTTCGTTGGGCGGTGGGCGAATTTGGGCAGCGCCTTGCCACCGTCACCAGTTTCCAGCCAACGGGGATTGTCACCCTCCATATGCTCAGCGAGTTCGCCCCGAACACACCCGTTCTGACGCTTGATACGGGGCTGTTGTTTTCGGAAACCTACGCCCTCATGAACGATCTCGAAAAACGGCTGGCGTTGAACCTGCTTCGCCTGCGCCCCGCACAGACCGTCGCTGAGCAAGCGGCAACCCATGGGGAGGCGCTCTGGCTGCGTGACCCTGATCAGTGCTGCGCCCTGCGCAAGACCGACCTCCTAGATCGCGTTTTGGGTGGGTATGGGGCATGGCTCACCGGTTTGCGCCGCGATCAATCAGAAGGGCGGGCAGAGACGCCCATCTTTGCGTGGGATCGCAAGCATAACAACCTGAAAATTGCCCCTTTTGCCACATGGACAGAATCGATGGTGTGGACGTATCTCCATGCCTACGAACTCCCCTACAACACCCTCCACGATCAGGGCTACCCAAGCATTGGTTGTTATCCCTGCACCCGCGCCGTCGATCCGGCGTCGGGCGATAAGCGGGCGGGGCGTTGGGCGGGGTCGGCAAAGACGGAATGTGGAATCCACATTGATAAGACCATCTCAGAAGAAACAAATACAAAAGGACAACACGAATCATGA
- the cysC gene encoding adenylyl-sulfate kinase produces the protein MTVDSDGFTLWMTGLSGAGKTTIALALEADLRARSVRVERLDGDVVREGLTRDLGFSKEDRDKNIERVTFVAKLLSRNGVGVLASFISPYKEARAKARAETTNFIEVYVSAPLETVIERDVKGHYKKAIAGEILNFTGVNDPYEAPEAAEIVVRTDQETVAESVAKILAYLEGRGLIPQRESVGEVTHA, from the coding sequence ATGACGGTTGACAGCGACGGCTTTACTTTATGGATGACCGGGCTTTCCGGCGCAGGCAAGACGACTATTGCCCTTGCCTTAGAAGCCGACCTTCGGGCGCGGAGCGTGCGCGTTGAGCGCTTGGATGGCGATGTCGTCCGTGAGGGACTCACCCGTGATCTTGGCTTTAGCAAGGAAGACCGCGACAAGAACATTGAGCGGGTCACCTTTGTGGCAAAACTGCTCTCCCGCAATGGGGTGGGTGTCCTCGCCTCGTTCATCTCCCCCTACAAAGAGGCACGGGCAAAAGCGCGGGCAGAGACGACGAATTTCATCGAAGTGTACGTCAGCGCCCCGCTGGAAACAGTCATTGAGCGCGACGTGAAGGGGCATTACAAAAAGGCAATCGCGGGCGAGATTCTGAACTTCACCGGTGTGAACGATCCTTACGAAGCACCGGAAGCGGCTGAGATCGTTGTGCGCACCGATCAAGAGACAGTGGCGGAGAGCGTGGCGAAGATTCTCGCCTACCTTGAAGGGCGCGGGTTAATCCCGCAGCGGGAGTCGGTTGGGGAGGTCACCCATGCCTAG